Part of the Engraulis encrasicolus isolate BLACKSEA-1 unplaced genomic scaffold, IST_EnEncr_1.0 scaffold_27_np1212, whole genome shotgun sequence genome is shown below.
CCAGTCGGGAGGTCTTGTACTGTTGACGGCCATGACGTTGGACCGCTTCTGCACCGCGGTTTTGAACGCATGGCGGCCCCTGACCCAAACTGTGTCGTTTGCTCGAGTGCTCTGCGTGACCACATGGATCTTCAGCATGGCAGCAAGCCTCAGATATTTACTTCTCCCTGAGAATTACGAGTATTACTCTTTGTATCTCCCCTCTGGAGGACTTGGCTACATCATGGAAGACGTGTTTCTGTTTCTGATACCTCTCGTCATCATCGTGTCTTGCTACCGCTGTATTCTGAGGACGGTCCTGTCTATGCCACACACGAGAGACAGGCGAAGAAAGTTGATGCTCCTGTTTAGCCACATCGCTGCTTTTGTGGTCTGTTTTGTGCCCTACAATGTTCTGGTGTGCTACAAAAGGTTTTACGGCATGTCAGGCTGTGACGCAAACTATGAGATGCTGTACCTCACCAGTTACATCCTCGCTCGCTCCTACTGTGTTGTCAATCCGGTATTTTACCTCCTCAGACCCAGCGTGAGAACAGCAGTTTATCAGCGTGTCTGTTGCTTGAAGCCGGCCACTCACCTTAGTGGCCCAAGCTCCAATAGTAATGACAACACTGCCCATAGCAATGATTATACATGCACTTCAGTCTGACCCTCAAGGTGCAATGCCAGGCCTTTTAGGCTATTTGCGGGTTCAAATCTTTTCTAGAATGAAGATCTTGCCTCTGAAAAGTCATTATGTTGCAGGTCCTCACAATGGGCTCTACCTGCGCCTTGATTGAAAGTATTTTCAAAGTATCCTAAATCTTATGTTTATTCTGCT
Proteins encoded:
- the LOC134443006 gene encoding C-X-C chemokine receptor type 1-like, whose translation is MVAGLLIIFALSALSNALLMYIIAHFEKTKRALNLFFLCLAVFDFLFTLTLLFLAVEFLYHFNCVFGEAAFKIIKGAFFTGQSGGLVLLTAMTLDRFCTAVLNAWRPLTQTVSFARVLCVTTWIFSMAASLRYLLLPENYEYYSLYLPSGGLGYIMEDVFLFLIPLVIIVSCYRCILRTVLSMPHTRDRRRKLMLLFSHIAAFVVCFVPYNVLVCYKRFYGMSGCDANYEMLYLTSYILARSYCVVNPLLGLACSHTV